In Scatophagus argus isolate fScaArg1 chromosome 3, fScaArg1.pri, whole genome shotgun sequence, one genomic interval encodes:
- the LOC124057157 gene encoding transcription factor HES-4-B-like, with translation MKPAQSRFSLQRPLQHRDPPMAPTITAAMTNSQEHLTLNHKLRKPLVEKLRRERINSSIEQLKSLLAPEFLKQQPDSKLEKADILEMTVCVLQRLQHQQQRRLMKNFSKLQSSSEKHLTDADFSLLSSTVHISITKDKSPVSSAPWRPW, from the exons ATGAAGCCAGCACAGAGCAGATTCTCTCTGCAGAGACCTCTACAGCACAGAGATCCACCCATGGCACCTACTATCACTGCAGCAATGACCAATTCTCAGGAGCATCTGACTCTGAACCACAAG CTCAGAAAGCCTCTGGTGGAGAAGTTACGCAGGGAGCGAATCAACAGCAGCATTGAGCAGCTCAAGTCTCTGCTGGCTCCAGAGTTcctcaaacagcagccagaCTCCAAGCTGGAGAAAGCAGACATCCTGGAGATGACAGTTTGTGTCCTGCAACGactgcagcatcaacagcagagAAGACTGATGAAGAACTTCAGCAAGCTGCAGTCTTCCTCTGAGAAACACCTGACAGATGCTGACTTCTCTCTTCTGAGCTCCACAGTCCACATCAGCATCACCAAAGACAAGAGTCCAGTCAGCAGCGCCCCCTGGAGGCCGTGGTAG